The following proteins are co-located in the Desulfovibrio intestinalis genome:
- a CDS encoding pseudouridine synthase: protein MELEFRFRNNDMGPLFPTFQERVNAMLPAQKAEAAASTSAAHELEPPVTETPHMLNNEEMTQALAQVEDEAAQHSQEMMQAHSGLNEQRVARLLGLLD, encoded by the coding sequence GTGGAACTGGAATTCCGTTTTCGTAATAATGATATGGGGCCGCTGTTTCCAACATTTCAGGAAAGGGTGAACGCTATGCTGCCCGCGCAAAAAGCGGAAGCTGCGGCTAGCACATCCGCCGCGCATGAACTGGAGCCCCCAGTTACAGAAACACCGCATATGCTCAATAATGAAGAAATGACCCAGGCGCTTGCTCAGGTGGAAGACGAAGCCGCCCAGCACAGCCAGGAAATGATGCAGGCGCACTCTGGCCTGAATGAGCAGCGTGTGGCGCGCCTCTTGGGCCTGCTCGACTAG
- the hflX gene encoding GTPase HflX: MGRQVGLLIDRKGRVQMVIVGEAGSIMIPELPRGRSGNERLRGLRLLHTHLTPGGISQEDLMDMLFLRLDAVVALTVNPVGDPVQWQAAHLLPSSVNGQAYQLDQPRPWDRTTAQMVDTAEALEEELSRRAEDAREADGTPRALLVSVAALPRIIQERNLDELGELARTAGLTVAGRMVQRVTQVNPRLIMGRGKVAELEVLALQGRAGMLIFDGELSPSQLHNLADITERKVVDRTQLILDIFAQHAVSRAGKLQVELAQLRYTQPRLVGKNRAMDRLMGGIGGRGPGETKLETDRRKIRDRMARIRKELDQLRRQRSFTRARRSRQGIPLAALVGYTNAGKSTLLNTLTRSEVLAENKLFATLDPTTRRLRFPAEKELILADTVGFIRNLPKELMDAFRATLEELEAAQLLLHVADASHPDLLQQISAVETILAEMELDRVPRLLILNKWDQLEAPARAELADAFPHALPIAAKTGDGCKALLEELEMRLLHEATNIVEEIPYCLN; this comes from the coding sequence ATAGGACGGCAGGTAGGCCTGCTCATCGACCGCAAGGGCCGTGTGCAAATGGTCATTGTGGGCGAGGCTGGCAGCATCATGATTCCTGAACTGCCCAGAGGCCGCAGCGGCAATGAACGCCTGCGCGGTCTGCGTCTTTTGCACACGCATCTGACACCCGGCGGCATCAGTCAGGAAGACCTTATGGATATGCTCTTCCTGCGGCTGGACGCCGTTGTCGCCCTTACGGTCAACCCCGTGGGCGATCCTGTGCAGTGGCAGGCGGCGCATCTTTTGCCCTCAAGCGTCAACGGCCAGGCCTATCAGCTCGATCAACCCCGTCCATGGGACCGCACAACGGCCCAAATGGTAGACACGGCTGAAGCTCTGGAGGAAGAATTGTCGCGCCGGGCTGAAGACGCTAGGGAAGCTGACGGCACCCCGCGTGCCCTGCTGGTTTCCGTAGCTGCCCTGCCCCGCATCATTCAGGAACGCAATCTGGATGAACTGGGAGAACTGGCCCGCACCGCTGGCCTGACCGTGGCCGGGCGGATGGTGCAGCGCGTAACCCAGGTGAACCCGCGTCTTATCATGGGCCGCGGCAAAGTTGCGGAACTTGAAGTGCTGGCCCTGCAAGGCCGTGCGGGCATGCTGATTTTTGACGGCGAGCTTTCGCCTTCGCAACTGCATAATCTGGCAGACATCACCGAACGCAAGGTTGTAGACCGCACCCAGCTCATTCTTGATATTTTTGCCCAGCACGCCGTAAGCCGCGCAGGCAAATTGCAGGTGGAGCTGGCCCAGTTGCGCTACACCCAACCGCGCCTTGTGGGCAAAAACCGCGCTATGGACCGCCTTATGGGCGGCATTGGCGGACGCGGCCCCGGTGAAACCAAGCTTGAGACCGACCGCCGCAAAATACGCGACAGAATGGCCCGCATCCGCAAAGAACTCGACCAGTTACGCAGGCAGCGTTCTTTCACCAGAGCGCGCCGTTCACGCCAGGGCATCCCTTTGGCGGCGCTTGTGGGCTATACCAACGCGGGCAAGTCAACACTGCTCAACACGCTCACCCGCTCTGAAGTACTGGCGGAAAACAAGCTTTTTGCCACACTTGATCCCACCACGCGGCGGCTGCGTTTTCCTGCCGAAAAAGAGCTTATTCTGGCTGACACTGTCGGGTTTATCCGCAATCTGCCCAAGGAGCTCATGGACGCTTTTCGCGCCACGCTTGAGGAACTGGAAGCAGCCCAGCTGCTTCTGCATGTGGCTGACGCATCGCACCCCGACCTTTTGCAGCAGATCAGCGCTGTTGAAACCATCTTGGCCGAGATGGAGCTTGACCGGGTGCCGCGCCTGCTCATTCTCAACAAGTGGGATCAGCTGGAAGCGCCCGCCCGTGCGGAACTCGCAGACGCCTTTCCTCATGCCCTGCCCATTGCCGCCAAAACGGGCGACGGCTGCAAGGCACTGCTGGAAGAGCTTGAAATGCGTCTGTTGCACGAGGCCACCAATATTGTGGAAGAAATTCCCTACTGCCTCAACTGA
- the rfbG gene encoding CDP-glucose 4,6-dehydratase: MFANAYKGRRVFVTGHTGFKGSWLAAWLSQMGAVVGGFSDDVPTEPSHYGAMNLGAHLEADLRGDIRDRDALVRAVRQFRPDAVFHLAAQALVRKSYDDPALTFEANMMGTLNMLEAVRVCPDVGAVVMITSDKCYRNDEWVWGYRETDHLGGHDPYSASKSCAEIIAHSYFESFFKDGPACATVRAGNVIGGGDWALDRIVPDCARAWAAGQPVQIRSPWATRPWQLVLEPLSGYLWLGARLLLGQNSPFDLRGQAYNFGPAADVNNTVAEVVEALAVHWPGFNSEMDKAGQAGMKECTLLKLCCDKALAHLGWKATLNFEETIRYTAEWYHCFYQGEGGKKPQNMLDFTLGQIAAYVNAAEQRGQVWVK; the protein is encoded by the coding sequence ATGTTTGCCAACGCATATAAAGGGCGCCGGGTCTTCGTGACCGGGCACACGGGCTTTAAAGGCTCCTGGCTGGCAGCATGGCTGAGCCAGATGGGCGCTGTCGTGGGCGGTTTTTCCGACGATGTGCCCACAGAACCTTCACACTACGGCGCAATGAATCTGGGTGCACACCTTGAGGCCGACCTGCGTGGCGACATTCGCGACCGCGACGCCCTTGTGCGAGCCGTGCGCCAGTTCCGCCCGGATGCGGTCTTTCACCTTGCCGCCCAGGCTCTGGTGCGCAAATCTTATGACGATCCGGCTCTCACGTTTGAAGCCAACATGATGGGCACGCTCAACATGCTGGAGGCCGTGCGCGTCTGCCCAGACGTGGGCGCAGTGGTCATGATTACTTCAGACAAGTGCTATCGCAATGACGAATGGGTGTGGGGCTACCGCGAAACCGACCATCTTGGCGGGCACGACCCCTACTCCGCTTCCAAAAGCTGCGCAGAAATCATCGCGCACTCCTACTTTGAAAGTTTCTTCAAGGACGGCCCGGCCTGCGCCACCGTACGCGCAGGCAACGTCATCGGCGGGGGCGACTGGGCGCTTGACCGTATTGTGCCAGACTGCGCCCGTGCCTGGGCAGCAGGCCAGCCTGTGCAGATTCGCAGCCCCTGGGCCACCCGCCCCTGGCAGCTGGTGCTGGAACCCCTTTCGGGCTACCTGTGGCTGGGCGCGCGCCTTCTGCTGGGCCAGAACAGCCCCTTTGACCTGCGCGGGCAGGCATATAACTTTGGCCCCGCAGCGGATGTGAACAACACCGTGGCCGAAGTGGTGGAAGCCCTGGCCGTGCACTGGCCCGGATTCAACAGCGAAATGGACAAGGCCGGGCAGGCTGGCATGAAAGAATGCACACTGCTCAAGCTTTGCTGCGACAAGGCTTTGGCCCATCTTGGCTGGAAGGCGACCCTCAACTTTGAAGAAACCATCCGCTACACTGCGGAATGGTACCATTGCTTCTATCAGGGTGAAGGCGGCAAAAAACCGCAGAACATGCTGGACTTCACGCTGGGTCAGATTGCGGCATACGTTAACGCCGCCGAGCAGCGCGGGCAGGTGTGGGTAAAGTAA
- a CDS encoding tetratricopeptide repeat protein: MKARYNDLDEYIADLKAEIAENEQCANHYYNLGLALLTKRDFVAAEEAFLNAVRNSPHLAEAYVQLGGICLERGDLEGCLRYNEEAANCRAKFPVPWSNIAFVHLQRGEPDKAITALNKALKWDPNFVQAQNALATAYFMKGNFKACEEQCLAIIKKEPAFAPAWNNLALAYFDQGEHAKAKEAAETAQKLGFDVPEGFLEELKANC; the protein is encoded by the coding sequence ATGAAAGCTCGCTACAACGACCTGGACGAATACATTGCGGACCTCAAGGCCGAAATTGCCGAGAATGAGCAGTGCGCCAACCATTATTACAACCTGGGCCTGGCCCTTCTGACCAAACGCGATTTTGTTGCCGCTGAAGAGGCTTTTCTGAATGCCGTGCGTAATTCTCCGCACCTGGCGGAAGCCTATGTGCAGCTTGGGGGCATCTGCCTTGAGCGCGGCGACCTTGAAGGCTGCCTGCGCTATAACGAAGAAGCCGCCAACTGCCGCGCGAAGTTCCCTGTGCCCTGGAGCAACATTGCCTTTGTGCATTTGCAGCGCGGCGAGCCCGACAAGGCCATTACAGCCCTGAACAAGGCACTCAAGTGGGACCCCAACTTTGTGCAGGCGCAAAACGCGCTGGCCACGGCCTACTTCATGAAGGGCAACTTCAAGGCCTGTGAAGAACAGTGCCTGGCCATCATTAAAAAAGAACCCGCCTTTGCTCCTGCCTGGAACAATCTGGCGCTGGCCTACTTTGACCAGGGCGAACACGCCAAGGCCAAGGAAGCGGCGGAAACAGCCCAAAAACTGGGTTTTGACGTGCCTGAGGGCTTTCTGGAAGAGCTCAAGGCCAACTGCTGA
- a CDS encoding HDIG domain-containing metalloprotein, whose translation MKCSSQPDTSTAKAARPLADLPRLPGLRRSGSLVPTDTACFALWDKYDMLPNIRRHSTLVAHIATSLAARAAELGFDVNVGEVRAGGLLHDIAKTYCVRHGGSHAQVGAAWTVAETGNYSIAQGVMLHVWWPWPLPEGSGICALPFFVMYADKRVRHDSCVSLEERYDDLLGRYGHSEAAREGIYAAFNQGKNIESALTAQLGWTLNEDSFDCGRLVP comes from the coding sequence ATGAAATGTTCATCGCAGCCTGATACCTCTACAGCAAAGGCCGCCCGCCCTCTGGCCGATCTTCCAAGATTGCCCGGTTTGCGTCGGTCTGGGAGCCTTGTGCCCACAGACACGGCCTGTTTTGCCCTGTGGGACAAGTACGACATGCTGCCCAATATTCGCCGTCACTCCACGCTTGTGGCCCATATTGCCACGTCTCTGGCTGCAAGGGCTGCGGAATTGGGGTTTGACGTCAATGTGGGGGAGGTGCGCGCCGGCGGATTGCTGCACGACATCGCCAAAACCTACTGTGTCCGTCACGGCGGCAGTCATGCTCAGGTGGGCGCAGCCTGGACCGTGGCGGAAACGGGCAACTACTCCATTGCCCAGGGCGTTATGTTGCACGTCTGGTGGCCGTGGCCGCTGCCCGAGGGAAGCGGGATATGCGCTCTGCCTTTTTTCGTGATGTACGCTGACAAAAGGGTCCGGCACGATTCCTGCGTCAGCCTTGAAGAGCGGTACGACGACCTGCTTGGCCGCTACGGCCACAGTGAGGCTGCCCGTGAAGGCATTTATGCCGCTTTTAACCAGGGAAAAAATATTGAAAGCGCCCTTACGGCGCAACTGGGGTGGACTCTGAATGAAGATTCTTTTGATTGCGGGCGGCTGGTCCCCTGA
- a CDS encoding DMT family transporter: protein MSDKKVLAGHLAALFCILVWGTTFISTKVLLRDFNPIEILFFRFILGFAALWLACPKMLRLTEKKQEWLFAGAGLAGVTLYFLLENIALTQTFASNVGVIVAVSPFFTALLSLWLLKAEKPGLNFFLGFAAAILGIGLISFSGSTELHLNPVGDLLAVLAGLAWSFYSIFTRKILAFGYNSLQVTRRCFFYGLLFMLPCLPLMDFHWGLSRFGAFVNWSNILFLGLGASAMCFVAWTFAIRRLGAVQSSVYIYLVPVVTVITAALILREKITWMAGLGTALTLAGLVLSEMRQFRVRRKAENLCLQSRNKT from the coding sequence ATGTCTGATAAAAAAGTTCTGGCTGGTCATCTGGCGGCCCTGTTCTGCATTCTTGTATGGGGCACTACCTTTATCTCAACCAAGGTGCTGCTGCGCGATTTCAACCCCATTGAAATTCTTTTTTTCCGCTTTATTCTTGGCTTTGCTGCCTTGTGGCTGGCTTGCCCAAAAATGTTGCGGCTCACGGAAAAAAAGCAGGAATGGCTGTTTGCCGGGGCCGGGCTTGCCGGAGTAACGCTTTATTTTTTACTGGAAAATATCGCCCTCACGCAAACATTTGCATCCAATGTGGGAGTTATTGTGGCAGTATCACCGTTTTTTACGGCCTTGCTGTCACTCTGGCTGTTGAAAGCCGAAAAGCCGGGACTCAATTTCTTTTTGGGCTTTGCAGCAGCCATTCTAGGCATAGGGCTTATAAGCTTTAGCGGCAGCACCGAGTTGCACCTTAACCCTGTGGGCGATCTGCTGGCAGTGCTGGCCGGGCTTGCCTGGTCGTTCTACTCCATATTTACCAGAAAAATATTGGCCTTCGGCTATAACAGCCTTCAGGTAACGCGCCGTTGCTTTTTCTATGGCCTGCTATTCATGTTGCCCTGCCTGCCGCTTATGGATTTTCATTGGGGCTTGAGCCGTTTTGGGGCTTTTGTGAACTGGAGCAATATTCTTTTTCTGGGGCTTGGCGCATCGGCCATGTGTTTTGTGGCCTGGACATTCGCCATCAGGCGCCTGGGGGCTGTGCAAAGCAGCGTGTATATTTACCTCGTGCCCGTTGTGACTGTTATTACTGCCGCCCTTATACTTCGTGAAAAGATCACCTGGATGGCAGGACTGGGCACCGCTTTGACTCTGGCTGGCTTGGTCTTGTCTGAAATGCGGCAGTTCAGAGTCAGAAGAAAGGCGGAAAATTTGTGCCTGCAAAGCAGAAATAAAACCTGA
- a CDS encoding AEC family transporter, whose translation MEKFLLISFFVGIGVLFRRLPAFPKETAQALNMFALYVALPAVILLKVPQISFTPDMILPATLPWAMLLLSVAMVWCGSRLFNWERPVTGVLLLVVPIGNTAFMGVPMIKTFFGDQGIPPLIIYDQLGTMPIFAIYGSAVLALYSSGAKIKIIKIVERAVLFPPTLALIAGLAFRTTPYPNFVMNSLEALSEMLIPLVMTAIGFQLKVRLSPQILHPLLYGLTVKLAAAPLIALLGCRLLGLHDLTANVAIFEAGMPPMVTAGALAMAAGLAPELAAATVSLGMLLSFLSLPVLYWVIDSTCF comes from the coding sequence GTGGAAAAATTTTTGCTGATCAGTTTTTTTGTCGGAATAGGTGTTCTTTTCAGGCGCTTGCCTGCATTTCCCAAAGAAACGGCCCAGGCGCTCAATATGTTCGCGCTTTATGTCGCGCTGCCAGCTGTAATTTTATTAAAAGTTCCGCAGATCAGCTTTACACCCGATATGATATTGCCTGCGACTCTGCCCTGGGCAATGCTTTTGCTCTCGGTCGCAATGGTTTGGTGCGGCAGCAGGCTGTTTAACTGGGAAAGGCCTGTAACGGGAGTGCTGTTGCTTGTTGTCCCCATCGGGAATACCGCTTTTATGGGAGTTCCCATGATAAAAACCTTTTTTGGCGACCAGGGCATTCCTCCGCTGATCATCTATGACCAGTTGGGAACCATGCCCATATTTGCAATTTATGGTTCTGCGGTTCTTGCCCTGTATAGCAGTGGCGCAAAAATTAAAATAATAAAAATTGTAGAACGCGCGGTGCTGTTTCCACCGACCCTCGCTCTGATTGCAGGGCTGGCTTTTCGCACTACGCCATATCCGAATTTTGTAATGAATAGTCTTGAAGCTTTGTCGGAAATGCTGATTCCACTTGTAATGACAGCAATAGGCTTTCAACTCAAAGTTCGACTCAGCCCCCAGATACTACACCCGCTGCTGTACGGCCTGACAGTCAAACTTGCGGCAGCCCCCCTGATTGCATTACTGGGTTGCCGCCTGCTTGGCTTACACGACCTGACTGCAAATGTTGCCATTTTTGAGGCTGGTATGCCCCCAATGGTTACCGCAGGGGCCCTTGCAATGGCAGCGGGGTTGGCTCCCGAACTGGCGGCGGCAACCGTCAGCCTGGGCATGTTGCTTTCTTTCTTATCGTTGCCCGTACTTTATTGGGTTATTGATTCAACCTGTTTTTAA
- the rfbF gene encoding glucose-1-phosphate cytidylyltransferase, with product MKVIIMCGGKGTRLREETSVKPKPMVEIGGRPVLWHIMSIYARFGFKDFVLPLGYKGQVIKQYFHDYNIRNTDFTVDLKSGAITTYPSHIEDWRVTLCDTGEDTLKGGRLKRVAKYIDTDSFMVTYGDGVADIDLNKLIEFHKQSGTIGTFTGVRMPSRFGTVRTDDQGKILSWEEKPVLDEYINCGFFVFKREFLDYLTEDESCDLEKEPLQRLAAEGQLSMYPHPGQWQCMDTLRDSIKLNELWDSGRAFWV from the coding sequence ATGAAAGTCATTATTATGTGTGGCGGCAAGGGTACGCGCTTGCGCGAGGAAACCTCGGTCAAACCCAAGCCTATGGTCGAGATCGGTGGACGGCCCGTGCTGTGGCACATCATGTCCATTTATGCCCGCTTCGGCTTCAAGGACTTTGTGCTGCCCCTGGGCTACAAAGGCCAGGTCATAAAGCAGTATTTTCATGACTACAACATCCGTAACACGGATTTTACTGTGGACCTGAAAAGCGGGGCCATCACCACCTATCCCAGTCATATCGAAGATTGGCGCGTTACGCTGTGCGACACTGGCGAAGACACCCTCAAGGGGGGCCGCCTCAAACGCGTGGCCAAGTATATTGACACCGACAGTTTCATGGTCACTTATGGTGACGGCGTGGCTGATATTGATCTGAACAAGCTGATCGAATTCCACAAGCAGTCCGGCACCATCGGCACCTTTACGGGAGTGCGCATGCCCTCACGCTTCGGCACTGTGCGTACCGACGATCAGGGCAAGATTCTCTCATGGGAAGAAAAGCCTGTGCTGGACGAATACATCAACTGCGGCTTCTTTGTCTTTAAACGTGAGTTCCTCGACTATCTTACTGAAGACGAAAGCTGCGATCTGGAAAAAGAACCCCTGCAACGGCTTGCGGCGGAAGGACAGCTTTCAATGTATCCGCACCCCGGCCAGTGGCAGTGCATGGACACATTGCGCGACTCCATAAAACTCAATGAACTTTGGGATTCCGGACGCGCATTCTGGGTGTAA
- a CDS encoding dTDP-4-dehydrorhamnose 3,5-epimerase family protein, translated as MAVTETVAQDVGIEGALMQPLAVIPTPGGPVMHMLRPDSALLPDFHQCFGEIYFSEVLPGHVKAWKRHCRQVQHFAVPSGLLRIVLYDDRENSPTRGVLCELALGRPDNYALLRIPTGVWYGFAAMGGTPALICNCADIPHDPTEGQRLSENDPTVPYTWDLGAA; from the coding sequence ATGGCCGTCACGGAAACTGTTGCGCAAGACGTGGGCATTGAAGGCGCATTGATGCAACCTCTGGCTGTCATTCCCACACCCGGAGGTCCGGTGATGCACATGCTGCGTCCCGATTCCGCCCTGTTGCCTGACTTTCACCAGTGCTTCGGCGAAATATATTTCTCCGAAGTTCTGCCCGGCCACGTCAAAGCGTGGAAGCGCCACTGCCGTCAGGTGCAGCATTTTGCCGTTCCCTCTGGTCTGCTGCGCATCGTGCTCTATGACGACCGCGAGAATTCCCCTACACGGGGAGTCTTGTGTGAACTGGCCCTTGGCAGACCGGACAACTACGCACTGCTGCGCATTCCCACAGGCGTATGGTACGGATTTGCGGCAATGGGCGGCACGCCTGCCCTCATCTGCAACTGTGCGGATATTCCCCACGACCCGACAGAAGGGCAGCGCCTGTCCGAGAATGATCCCACCGTCCCCTATACATGGGATTTGGGTGCGGCATAG
- a CDS encoding LysR family transcriptional regulator — MNPNWDDIRFFLSVSRTSSFVAAAQQLHVTHCTVSRRISALEAALGAELFIRTERGCLVTHAGEKLRPIAEELERAALKFQDYASHAEGQVSGKIRIGCPDGLGNCFLAQKLKLLQTQNPLLEVELVSVPFYYSLSKREVDILITVKKPGAKKIVSENITDYKLGLFASAHYINTSYAIKELSDLKQHKLIGYIDDLLYDQELRFIEEIYPSAQTGFRSSTVLGQMSAIKAGIGIGVLPFFMAREDAELVPVLPERWIERKFWIQADAESKKISRVKKTMDFIVSAIRSNKSIFTSPIC, encoded by the coding sequence ATGAATCCAAATTGGGACGATATCAGGTTTTTTCTTTCTGTAAGCCGGACAAGCTCGTTTGTTGCAGCCGCACAGCAGCTTCATGTCACCCATTGCACTGTCTCCAGGCGCATATCCGCACTGGAAGCTGCACTGGGCGCAGAGCTGTTTATCAGAACAGAAAGAGGGTGCCTGGTTACCCACGCCGGTGAAAAATTACGCCCCATTGCTGAAGAATTGGAGCGGGCCGCGCTGAAGTTTCAGGATTACGCTTCTCACGCCGAAGGTCAGGTTTCAGGTAAAATACGTATCGGGTGCCCCGACGGGTTGGGAAATTGTTTTCTTGCCCAGAAATTGAAGCTTTTACAAACGCAAAATCCACTGCTTGAGGTTGAACTTGTTTCAGTGCCTTTTTATTACAGTTTATCAAAGCGCGAAGTTGATATTCTCATAACAGTCAAAAAACCAGGTGCAAAAAAAATTGTTAGTGAAAATATAACAGACTACAAATTGGGATTATTTGCGAGCGCGCATTACATAAATACATCATACGCCATTAAAGAACTTTCAGACCTGAAACAGCATAAACTGATTGGGTACATTGACGATCTGCTCTATGATCAGGAGTTGAGATTCATTGAAGAAATTTATCCTTCAGCGCAAACAGGCTTCAGAAGTTCAACTGTGCTTGGCCAGATGAGCGCCATAAAAGCAGGAATAGGCATAGGTGTGCTGCCGTTTTTTATGGCGCGTGAGGATGCTGAACTTGTTCCTGTGCTACCTGAGCGGTGGATAGAAAGAAAGTTCTGGATACAGGCCGACGCGGAATCAAAAAAAATCTCACGAGTAAAAAAAACTATGGATTTCATTGTTTCTGCCATCAGATCAAATAAATCCATTTTTACGTCACCAATATGCTGA
- a CDS encoding IMP cyclohydrolase — protein sequence MEILPIRRAILSVTDKSGLVEFATFLTTRGVELISTGGTQKVLEAAGLPVTAVSTVTGFPEVLGGRVKTLHPKIHAGILANKDEESHMQTLTEKGIRPFDLVCVNLYDFAGAVERQLSLEEAVEEIDIGGPCMLRAAAKNFHSVLVLPSPQWYPTAMDEMRTHENGVSLEFRQIMASRAFEATSRYDALITSYLRP from the coding sequence ATGGAAATTTTGCCCATCCGCCGCGCCATATTGAGCGTTACGGACAAAAGCGGCCTTGTGGAATTTGCCACCTTTCTGACCACCCGTGGTGTGGAGCTTATTTCCACCGGCGGTACCCAGAAAGTGCTGGAGGCGGCGGGCTTGCCCGTCACCGCGGTAAGTACGGTAACCGGCTTTCCCGAAGTTCTCGGTGGCCGGGTAAAAACCCTGCACCCCAAGATTCACGCAGGCATTTTGGCCAACAAAGACGAAGAATCCCACATGCAGACCCTGACCGAAAAGGGCATTCGCCCCTTTGATCTGGTTTGCGTCAACCTTTACGACTTTGCAGGCGCTGTGGAGCGTCAGCTCTCGCTTGAAGAAGCCGTGGAGGAAATTGACATCGGCGGGCCATGTATGCTGCGGGCGGCTGCCAAGAACTTCCACAGTGTTCTTGTGCTGCCTTCGCCCCAGTGGTACCCCACCGCGATGGACGAAATGCGTACGCATGAAAACGGCGTGAGCCTGGAATTTCGCCAGATCATGGCGTCACGGGCCTTTGAGGCCACTTCACGTTACGACGCGCTCATCACGTCCTACCTTCGTCCGTAA
- a CDS encoding exodeoxyribonuclease III, translating to MLLKLVSWNVNGLRAVSAKAEWDWFTQTDADVVALQETKAHPEQLDETVREPAGWESCWSSSVVKKGYSGVAVYSRTPFLNSSAELPQPEFQGEGRLLHLEYPAFHFFNGYFPNGGAEELDENGKPTGAFKRVPYKMGYFEAFLAYAEECRKTKPIVVCGDFNIAHRPIDLARPKPNEKNTGFLPEERAFLDRFTAMGYVDTFRHVHGDAPEKYSWWSYKSRAREKNIGWRIDYFFVSQELVPAIRDAWIENDVYGSDHCPVGLSLEV from the coding sequence ATGCTGCTCAAACTCGTATCTTGGAATGTTAACGGTTTGCGGGCTGTGTCCGCCAAGGCGGAATGGGACTGGTTCACGCAGACTGATGCGGATGTGGTTGCCCTGCAAGAGACCAAGGCGCACCCGGAGCAGCTGGACGAGACTGTGCGCGAGCCCGCCGGCTGGGAGTCATGCTGGTCGTCCAGTGTTGTAAAAAAAGGGTACTCCGGCGTGGCCGTGTACAGCCGCACGCCCTTTTTAAACAGCAGCGCAGAATTGCCGCAGCCTGAATTTCAGGGCGAAGGCCGCCTGCTGCATCTGGAATACCCGGCGTTTCATTTTTTCAATGGCTACTTTCCCAACGGCGGGGCCGAAGAGCTGGATGAAAACGGTAAACCCACGGGGGCATTCAAACGCGTGCCCTATAAGATGGGATACTTCGAAGCTTTTCTGGCTTATGCTGAAGAATGCCGCAAGACAAAACCCATTGTGGTTTGCGGCGACTTCAATATAGCGCATCGACCCATAGATTTGGCCCGGCCCAAGCCCAACGAAAAAAATACGGGTTTTCTGCCTGAAGAACGCGCCTTTCTGGACCGCTTTACAGCTATGGGCTATGTGGACACCTTTCGTCATGTACACGGCGACGCGCCTGAAAAATATTCGTGGTGGTCGTATAAGAGCCGCGCGCGTGAAAAGAATATTGGTTGGCGCATTGACTACTTTTTTGTCTCGCAGGAACTTGTGCCCGCCATTCGCGATGCCTGGATTGAAAACGACGTCTACGGCTCGGACCACTGCCCTGTTGGCCTGAGTCTGGAGGTATAG
- a CDS encoding D-alanine--D-alanine ligase family protein, whose protein sequence is MKILLIAGGWSPERQVSLNGARAMVPALEARGHQVTFFDLLADFNRLLDEARKHDFALINLHGAPGEDGLVQAMLDRVGCPYQGSGPAGSFLALNKCAAKQLFRLAGLPTADWDFVPVPPEKDWQPRLPFPLFVKSNTGGSSLLLGRATNRAELDDIMGQIFAAGEEVIMEPVLQGREVTCGILGEEPLPPILIEPVAGDFFDYESKYAQDGAREICPAPIGDALTARVQELTLAAHRALGLRGYSRADFILGADNSLTLLEVNTLPGMTATSLVPREARTIGLDFGQLLERLVELGMADSAGK, encoded by the coding sequence ATGAAGATTCTTTTGATTGCGGGCGGCTGGTCCCCTGAGCGACAGGTATCACTGAATGGCGCGCGTGCTATGGTTCCTGCTCTGGAAGCACGCGGTCATCAGGTTACGTTCTTTGATCTTCTTGCCGACTTCAACCGTTTGCTGGATGAAGCCCGCAAGCACGATTTTGCCCTCATCAACCTGCACGGAGCCCCCGGCGAAGACGGCCTTGTGCAGGCCATGCTTGATCGCGTGGGCTGTCCGTATCAGGGGTCTGGCCCGGCGGGTTCTTTTTTGGCGCTCAATAAATGTGCAGCCAAGCAGTTGTTCCGTCTGGCCGGGCTACCCACCGCCGACTGGGACTTTGTGCCAGTGCCGCCCGAAAAGGACTGGCAGCCGCGTTTGCCGTTTCCTCTTTTTGTCAAAAGCAATACAGGCGGCTCATCCTTGCTGCTTGGCCGCGCCACCAATCGCGCCGAACTTGACGACATCATGGGCCAGATATTCGCTGCCGGTGAAGAAGTTATTATGGAGCCTGTTCTGCAAGGCCGGGAAGTTACTTGCGGCATCCTGGGCGAGGAGCCGCTGCCGCCCATTCTTATCGAGCCTGTGGCTGGCGATTTTTTTGATTATGAAAGCAAATACGCCCAAGACGGCGCCCGTGAAATATGCCCTGCGCCCATAGGCGATGCTCTTACGGCCCGCGTGCAGGAACTGACGCTGGCGGCGCACAGGGCGCTTGGTCTCAGGGGCTACAGCCGGGCAGATTTCATCCTTGGGGCAGACAACAGCCTTACGCTTCTGGAAGTAAATACCTTACCGGGCATGACGGCCACCAGCCTTGTGCCGCGTGAAGCCAGAACCATTGGTCTGGATTTCGGCCAGTTGCTTGAACGCCTTGTGGAATTGGGCATGGCAGACAGCGCAGGCAAATAA